The genomic stretch gagcccaggttgctctgatagtggccttcaactcttctgcgtttttgggtctggcattctgcatcttccttttcacaataccccacagattttctatggggctaaggtcaggggagttggcgggccaatttagaacagaaataccatggtccgtaaaccaggcacgggtagattttgcgctgtgtgcaggcgccaagtcctgttggaacttgaaatctccatctccatagagcaggtcagcagcaggaagcatgaagtgctctaaaacttgctggtagacggctgcgttgaccctggatctcaggaaacagagtggaccgacaccagcagatgacatggcaccccaaaccatcactgatggtggaaactttacactagacttcaggcaacgtggatcctgtgcctctcctgtcttcctccagactctgggacctcgatttccaaaggaaatgcaacatttgcatggttgggtgatggtttggggtgccatgtcatctgctggtgtcggtccactctgtttcctgagatccagggtcaacgcagccgtctaccagcaagttttagagcacttcatgcttcctgctgctgacctgctctatggagatggagatttcaagttccaacaggacttggcgcctgcacacagcgcaaaatctacccgtgcctggtttacggaccatggtatttctgttctaaattggcccgccaactcccctgaccttagccccatagaaaatctgtggggtattgtgaaaaggaagatgcagaatgccagacccaaaaacgcagaagagttgaaggccactatcagagcaacctgggctctcataacacctgagcagtgccagaaactcatcgactccatgccacgccgcattaacgcagtaattgaggcaaaaggagctccaaccaagtattgagtattgtacatgctcatatttttcattttcatacttttcagttggccaacatttctaaaaatcccttttttgtattagccttaagtaatattctaattttgtgacacacggaattttggattttcatttgttgccacttcaaatcatcaaaattaaatgaaataaacatttgaatgcatcagtctgtgtgcaatgaataaatataatgtacaagttacaccttttgaatgcaattactgaaataaatcaagtttttccaaaatattctaatttactggcttttacctgtatctaaaaagcatccacagtctgtggtgccttcaggtggtcagggagagcgttccccagactgggagcggcggagcagaaagcccggtctcataaagtcatggctgtcttgagtttccaatcatttctacaactcttatttttatgCGATAAACTTACTTGTTTGTCacgaaaaaacattcatgaagtttggttcttttatgaatttattatgggtctactgaaaatgtgaggatcaaaagtatacatacagcaatgttaatatttgcttacatgtcccttggcaagtttcacttggcagccatccacaagcttcttgtcagaataattgtatgtaagtaATCACAAAATGTTTCTGTTCCCggcgcgagcagacaaaagctgtctttgatcttaccaagcagaaggcttgtaaaactccactgtgtaggatgggaagcgacatgaaggtgtcggtttctgtcaggtgcaaacactgatgacatctattaaacaagacaagaagcaaggaattgaaCAGAGACATAAcccaatttggctcaattgaggagagtcgcctgtacactgtacccttgtacagtatctcagcacgctccgGCCAAAGATTGTacaactcctcctttatttgactttccccatacttgccaaccttgagacctccgatttcgggaggtgggggcgtggtcgggggtggggcggggcgtggttgggggcgtggttaagaggggaggagtatattgacagctagtcaccaagtcaagtatttcatacatattatatatatatatatatatatatatatatatatatatatatatgtatatatatctacatcctgaaaatatgcaaacaaaaatgtgtttagataattgatacttcaaacttgcataaataaatattaaggaatataacataacttggcttctgagagtttcaaaatgtaacgaataaaatgctaaagttgttgataaacaagcaattattttaatgattaaatatggtcattttaaatgaattattatgataatttaaaatcaatgatttgaaatatgtttattttaatgtaaaattctatggctggatgtaataaggagtcacgaaaaaatacaaataaaaatacaattaatgttgatgtttttagcaaaatatagtaaaaatgtatttagtttatttttatttttttattaataaatatatttatttttaggtaaaataaacataataatacaatttatctctagtctgtaggatttagttcttgtcaccctgttgtcctcccgtcgtgaaaaaaggctgtcctcactcaggtccgcatggagctggagggggcgtggcttccagctccggctgaaaatcgggagattttcgggagaatatttgtcccgggagttttttgggagaggcgctgaatttcgggagtctcccggaaaattcgggagggttggcaagtatgactttccCCGAgcacatgaccacagctgcttccaaaagggaagtgggtcgtaaacagccttgcctttggttacagaacagttaaaaaaaaaaaggtcgtaaacagctcaaagagaggttcgtaaaacagttcaaaaaggtcgttcgtaaaacagttcaaaaaggaggttcaaaaagaggtcgcctgggaggggagtctggtcctgcttcctcttcgcttttgtcgTTCTTGGGTCAGACAGTATCTTTCTGTTTTATAACAATACTTGAAagaaacaggaacaccttcatgctgcttcccccctacacagtggagttttatgaGCCttgctcttggtaggtttcaaagacaaagtttttgtgataacttagaaacaattattcgaacagtttctttgatctattataATCCACGGGAAgatttttgtcttgacccgagatctataaAGCGGCGAGGAAGTGGGAcctgaccccccccccctccgggcaccttttctttgaactgttttgtaaccaaaggcggcggctgtttacgaccccccttcctttaaaaacggttgttgccatgtaatcagggaaagtccaaataaaagaggaggcgtgcaaccattttgccagagcgtggtggaagactgtacaaagagtacagcccaggcgTTTCTCCTCGACGAGCtacattgaattctgtctctgtttaattccttgcttcttgtctgtttaataaatgtgtttgaacctgacacttctgcttgaatttttgaccacccctcatgacaaaattggtgcggttcagctaaatgtgttggttttcttcagcattgtctacaggactttgggaaggccattctaaaaccttcattctagcctgatttagccattcctttaccacttttgacgtcattgtcctgttggaacacccaactgagcccaagacccaacctccgggctgatgattttagctggtcctgaagaatttggagctaatcctcctttttcatcgtcccatttactctatgtaaagcaccagttccattggcagcaaaacaggcccagagcataatacgaccaccaccatgcttgacggtaggcatagtgttcctgggattaaaggcctcaccttttctcttccaaacatattgctgggtattgtggccaaacagctccatttttgtttcatttgacatcacatggacacagataagaccttctggaggaaagttctgtggttctGTGGAATaagtttggactttccctgagtaCATGGCAACAGCAgtttcctactcagtggcctagtggttagagtgtccgccctgagatcggtaggttgtgagttcaaaccccggccgagtcataccaaagactataaaaatgggacccattacctccctgcttggcactcagcatcaagggttggaattgggggttaaatcaccaaaatgattcccgggcgcggccaccgctgctgcccactgctcccctcacctcccagggggtgatcaagggtgatgggtcaaatgcagagaataatctcgccacacctagtgtgtgtgtgacaatcattggtactttaactttaactttaactttaaaggaaggggggtcgtaaacagccgctgcctttggtcacaaaacagttcaaagaaaaggtgcctggagggggtcagggacatgtaagcaaatattaacattgctgtatgtatacttttgaccctcacattttcagtagacccataataaattcataaaagaagcaaacttcatgaatgtttttagtgaccaacaagtaccgtattttccgcaccataaggcgccctgggttataagccgcgccttcaatgaacggcatatttcaaaactttgtccacctataagccgccccgtgttataagccgcatctaactgcgctaaaggaatgtcaaaaaaacagtcagataggtcagtcaaactttaataatatattaaaaaccagcgtgatgtgggcgcgcatggagtcgtatatcaacatggacggagctgcgtgaaaaaagccacccggcctcttcgcgtaaacttaccttaaccactcgctcatcttttcttcatccatccatcctttcgagttagcttttatgatgacgccggctggaaaggtctcttttggcaaggtcttccttttgaatatcaccatgggtggaagtttctggccattagcatggcaagctagaaccacagtgaaggatgacttctcattccctgtggtgcgaatattcaccgtacgtgctcccgttgtatccacagtgcggttcacaggaatatcaaaagtcagtggaacctcgtccatgttgataatgttctctggccggatctttttttcagctatcttgtttttacaatatgcacggaaagtagccagctttttcttgaaagtctttaggcagttgctgtgaaatagtagtccgtgtgcggatggagagattgcgtcttttcatgaaccggatccctgtcgcttagtaggagccattttgtggtctttacagatgtaaacacacaaaggaaatgaaacgtaatatccgcgcgcttcttcttcttctacgcgggtgggtggttgcttacagtagaagaagaagcgcttcctgttctatgggggcgggtgcttaccttggcggttgcttgcgtagaagaagaagcacttcctcttctacggggaaaaaagatggcggctgtttaccgtagttgcgagaccgaaactttatgaaaatgaatcttaatattaatccatatataaagcgcaccgggttataagccgcactgtcagcttttgagtaaatttgtggtttttaggtgcggctaatagtgcggaaaatacggtatgtgctccaataactctatcacaaataaataagagttgtagaaatgattggaaactcaagacagccatgatatcaTGTTCTttacctgacttacctatcaaggaggaaattagcaagttcaaaatcttctccgccttcaattgtctccatctttcagaggcatccccgatacaaagcctggttttgttcctggctttgtcatgaataagttgaggatGGTAACTTTTTAGATGGACTaaagtctgacatgtttagtaactataCCAGGGGCAGGTGTGTAACTGGCAACcaagatgtgacacactcactgactttctaattggtccaACGGTGGAGGgccgggcatcgaaatgaaaacagttTCAACAGCAGTTGCAGTTCCGaggcgttagatggcagtagtgtttagACTACGGTGTGTTGCTTTAGgaagaaagtagtctttgccattaggttgaatgtaccattcttttattttgttgagCCTACAAAGTGGTTAAAATCTAAGTATCGTACTTCTTACacaccggctgtttgattgtaacgtgcagtgAAATCTCCGCGTCAAATTGCTCAGCAGGTCTATGGCAATTCCAATGTGAATTAGCaccgagctagcgcattttgaaaaaggAGAGCCTTCTTCTTGCTATGTCAGCACGGAAAGTTGTAACTTTACCTACGGGCAGTCCGGCTCGAGCCGGTGCCCAGGTCGCAACCGGACGTGATGTCACGCTCAGTAAAAGGTATCCAAACATGGTACTGTTTGATTTTGCGTGAATCGGTAGCGGGTATTACCAACAGACTTTGAGCGGTGCCTTTAAACGTACCGAATTCGGTATCCATCCATAATATGTCCAGTTGAGATGTTGCCGGgacaaggacaagatcacgggtaaaagcgaccgaaatgagtttcctccgccgggtggcaggcctctcccttagagatagggtgagaaactctgtcatccgtcttcagtaatgcaggcgctgtatcgatccattgtggtgaagaaggagctcagccggaaggcaaagctctcaatttaccggtcgatctacgttcccatcctcacctatggtcatgagctttgggttatgaccgaaaggacaagatcacgggtacaagcgaccggaattagtttcctccgccggctggcgggcctctcccttagagatagggtgagaaactctgtcatccgtcttcagtaatgcaggcgctgtatcgatccattgtggtgaagaaggagctgagccggaaggcaaagctctcaatttaccggtcgatctacgttcccatcctcacctatggtcatgagctttgggttatgaccgaaaggacaagatcacgggtacaagcggccgaaatgagtttcctccgccgggtggcggggctctcccttagagatagggtgagaaactctgtcatccgggaggagctcaaagtaaagccgctgctcctccacatggagaggagccagatgaggtggttcgggcatctggtcatgatgccaccagaacgcctccctagggaggtgtttcgggtatGTCTGACTGgtatgaggccacggggaagacccaggacacgttgggaagactatgtctcctggctggcctgggaacgcctcgggatcctccaggaggagctggacaaagggaagtctgggcttccctgcttagactgctgcccctgcgacccgaccctGCATGGATGGATAGACATTGCTGGGGAAAAAAGGTATGTTGTGTGGTTGCAAATCACCGTTAGAAAGGAGCGAAGGAGAAGCGGGTAAATATTACGATTGAAGTATTGCGTCTTTTCCGGTAAGGGCACACCATCCGTAATCGATTTGGAACAGCGCTGTCAATATTTGTGTACAATTTGCATGCACGACATACTTATCAAAGTGTACTGGGAAGTATTCCATTTAGGACTTAGTATGTTAATTTAGCTAAAAACTAAATCTTACTGCTTCGAACATGAGTCCCGTAAATACTTTTGTGAAAACCAGCATCCTCTGTTGAACATAATGGGGAGGAaagtcagcacttccaagtccgagcccatggttctcgcccgggaaaggataGCGTgttatcttcgggttggggacaAGATCCTGCCCCAGGTGGAAGAATTCAAGTACCTCAGGATCTTCTattggaagagtggatcgtgagatcgaccggcggatcggtgtggcgtctgcagtgatgcggaccctgtccGTCGTGGTAAAGAAAGAGCTGAACCGGTAGGCAAAGCTCACAATTTACAGATCAATCCtagcctcacctatggtcatgaactttgggttataaccaaaaaaatcacgggtacaagcttgGGTTTCCTCAGTCGGtaggcggggctctctcttagagatggGTTGggtcgggaggagctcagagtaaagacactgctcctccacattgaaaggagccagatgtggttcgggaatctggtcagaatgcccccctgGGCTTTTTAGGGCACATCCAACCggtagaagacccaggacacactgGCAAGACGATGTCTCTCAGTTAATAATGAATTcgatttatatcgcgcttttctatcaaCTAGACGCTCCAAGcgctcactccacattcacacttcggtggtggtaagctacatttgtagccacagctgccctggggtagacggacggaagcgtggctgccaatttacgCCTACGGAACCCTCCGACcaccattcattcaccagtgtgaacgGCACtgtgggcaagggtgaagtgtcttgcccaaggacacaacggcagtgatttggatggcaagaggcggggagcgaacctggaaccctcaagtttctggcacgtcTGCTCTACTCACCACACCATGCCGTCCCCtgggcctgggaacacctcgggatcccccgggaagagctggacgaagtagccggAGAGAGAGAAATCTTGGCTTATCTGCTTTGGCTGCGGATAGgccgaagaagatggatggatgggtggataacaGGACTATTTTGCCCCCTACCCCTGAAATGTGTGattgacaaaacaaaaaccaaatgaccactgcagaggacgctggttttcaGGAGGATATAATCCTTTGAAGTCTGCAAAATGGGGCGTACTTGACATACTTCAGAGGCGGGTTTTTATCCAAGATTTTGGTCTAATTCTGAGTTGTACAACCCCGGGTTGCGTTCAGCTTTCAAGGTTCCACTTTAGCTCCGAAACTGTAGGACGGTTTCTTTTAGTGTGGCACTTcacaagttcaagtacctcggagtcttgttcacgactgagggaagagtggatcgtgagatcgacaggcggatcggtgcggcgtcttcagtaatgcaggcgctgtatcgatccattgtggtgaagaaggcaaagctctcaatttaccggtcaatctacgttcccatcctcacctatggtcatgagctttgggttatgccagaaaggacaagatcacgggtacaagcggccgaaatgagtttcctccgccgggtggaggggctctctcccttagagatagggtgagaagctctgccatccgggaggagctcaaagtaaagccactgctcctccacatggagaggagccggacgaggtggttcgggcatctggtcatgatgccacccgaacgcctccctagggaggtgtttagggcacgtccgaccggtaggaggccacagggaagacccaggacacgttgggaagactatgtctcccggctggcctgggaacgcctcggggtctcccgggaggagctggacgaagtggctggggagagggaagtagatgtatggatggatggacttcacaAACATGTGTACCCTGGCATTCGAAGTATTTCTATGTATTTACTGCTACAGTACTGGAATAAAGACAGTCCTTGTTTTACTGCAGCCAATCAGAGAACAAAGCAGCATCCTGCCTTGAAGCAGGGAGGTTTGCTTGCAAAACAAAACCCTAACATTTGCCAGACTCTTGAGACCGACCGAGATTCGGCCAGTCTCCACCCCTGACGAAAACCTGTAGTTAAACAAGTTGAAGGTCCATCACTAGGATGTTTTGCTTTTTTAGCACCACAAAGTGGGAATTCTTTGAACAAGTCTGACATGTCCGTAGGCTACACTGAGCTGCGTCTCATGAACATTCGGAGCGGAGCGAGAATGTTGAGGCCCCTCCCAATGGACCTCTTGCCAGAGCGCCGCCGCGGAGTACACACGCATCCCGTGGACGTGGTCTCGGTGTTGCGGGGGCCGTCCTGTGGCAAGTAGACATCGGAGAAGGCCAGCTCCTGGGGGATGGAGGCGGAGCCTTGCAGCTTGTCCTTGCTGCGGTACCACAAGCACGAGCAGAAGGTCTGGAAGTGCAGCACCTCTGTGTAGACGCCGTCTTTGGTCTTGGGCGCCGCGTTGGTCCCGGGCGTGGAGGGCGTCGACGAGATCGGCACCAGGCAGGCCACCTCCCCCCTGGGCTTGGCGGCGCGGCTCTGCAGCGCCCTGTGCCGGGCGTCCCTCCTCTCATCCTCGGCATTCATGGTCAGGAAGCGAAGCACCACCAAATTGAGGAAGGCGCCGATCACCGTCAGGCCGGTCAGGATGTAGATGAAGCAGAAGGCCACGTAGCGGGGGTCGTTCTGCAAAGCGTTGTCCCTCTGCAGGGCCACGTAGTCGCCGAAGCCGATGGTGGTGAGCGTGATGAAGCAGTAGTAGAAGGCGTGCAGGAAGCTCCAGCCCTCGCTGTGGGAGAAGGCCAGCGCCCCCACGCACAGCGTGCTCAGGCAGGAGAAGAAGCCCACCGTGACCATGTTGGCCATGGAGACCTCGGTGTGACGCATGGCCAGGCACTTCTTGGCTTGGTGCAGCAGGTAGCGGACCAGCGTGTTGATGCGCtcgcccagactctggaacatgaCCAAGGTGAGCGGGATGCCCAGGAGGGCGTAGAACATGCAGAAGACTTTCCCTGAGTCGGTGCTGGGGGCGGCGTGGCCGTAACCTAAAGATAGGAATACAAGTTcagattagggttgtcccgataccaagatTTTGGTaccgtgttactgttcaaactgtgtgtaatgtaacagcggccaaaaatatgaaagatacttgtttttaatgaatatttaggcctactgtgTGGTatgaagaataaaataaaaatattcgaacacagtgttactgttcaaactgtgtgtattcTAACAGTGGCTCAAAATATGAAACATACTtgtttttaataattatttaggCCTACAGTGTGgtgcaaagaatcacttaatgaaAAATttgaacacagtgttactgttcaaactgtgcgtaatgcaacagtggccaaaaatatgaaacatacttgtttttactgaatatttaggcctactgtgCGGTATgaagaataaattaaaaatattcgaacacagtgttactgttcaaactgtgtgtaatcaaacagtggccaaaaatatgaaacatacttgtttttaatgaatatttaggcctactgtgtggaacaaagaatcacttaatgaattattcgaacacagtgttactgttcaaactgtgtttaatcaaacagtggccaaaaatatgaaacatacttgtttttaatgaatatttaggcctactttgtggaacaaagaatcacttaatgaattattcgaacacagtgttactgttcaaactgtgttaaCTCAAACAGTGGTCAAAAATATGAAtcatacttgtttttaatgaatatttaggcctactgtgtggaacaaagaatcacttaatgaattattcgaacacagtgttactgttcaaactgtgtttaatcaaacagtggccaaaaatatgaaacatacttgtttttaatgaatatttagaccTACTGTGTGgtacaaagaatcacttgatgaaatattcgaacacagtgttactgttcaaactgtgtgtaatgtaacaGTGGAGTGGGCAAAAATATGAAACatgcttgtttttaatgaatatttaggcctactgtgTGGTATGaataacaaattaaaatattcaaacacagtgttactgttcaaaatgtgtgtaatctaacagtggccaaaaatatgaaacatacttgtttttagtgaatatttaggcctacagtGTGgtgcaaagaatcacttaatgaaAAAttcgaacacagtgttactgttcaaactgtgagtAATGcaacagtggccaaacatatgaATCATActagtttttaatgaatatttaggcctactgtgtggtacaaagaatcacttgatgaaATGttcgaacacagtgttactgttcaaactgtgtttaatcaaacagtggccaaaaatatgaaacatactagtttttaatgaatatttaggcctactgtgtggaacaaagaatcacttaatgaattattcgaacacagtgttactgttcaaactgtgtgtaatgtaacaGTGGAGTGGGCAAAAATAtgaaacatatttgtttttaatgaatatttaggtctactGTGTGGTatgaataataaattaaaatattcaaacacagtgttactgttcaaagtgtGTGTAATCTAACAGTGGCCCAAAATATGAAacatacttgtttttaatgaatatttaggcctacagtGTGgtgcaaagaatcacttaatgaaAAATttgaacacagtgttactgttcaaactgtgcgtaatgcaacagtggccaaaaatatgaatcatacttgtttttaatgaatattcagGCCTACTGTGTGGTatgaagaataaataaaaaatattcgaacacagtgttactgttcaaactgtgtgtaatgtaacagtggccaaaaatatgaaccatacttgtttttaatgaatatttaggcctactgtgtggtacaaagaatcacttgatgaaatattcgaacacagtgttactgttcaaactgtgtttaatcaaacagtggccaaaaatatgaaacatacttgtttttaatgaatatttaggcttaCTGTGTGGTATgaagaataaattaaaaatattcgaacacagtgttactgttcaaactgtgtgtaatgtaacaGTGGAGTGGGCAAAAATAtgaaacatatttgtttttaatgaatatttaggcctactgtgTGGTATgaagaatacattaaaaatattcgaacacagtgttactgttcaaactgtgtgtaatgtaacagtggccaaaaatatgaatcATACTTgtctttaatgaatatttaggcctactgtgtggtacaaagaatcacttgatgaaATGTTCGAACACAGtgttattgttcaaactgtgtctaatcaaacagtggccaaaaatatgaaacatacttgtttttaatgaatatttaggcctactgtgTGGTATgaagaataaattaaaaatattcgaacacagtgttactgttcaaactgtgtgtaatgtaacaGTGGCCCCAAATATGAAtcatacttgtttttaatgaatattcagGCCTACTGTGTGgtacaaagaatcacttaatgaattattcgaacacagtgttactgttcaaactgtgcgtattgcaacagtggccaaaaatatgaatcataatagtttttaatgaatatttaggcctactgtgtggaacaaagaatc from Nerophis lumbriciformis linkage group LG26, RoL_Nlum_v2.1, whole genome shotgun sequence encodes the following:
- the kcnk3b gene encoding potassium channel subfamily K member 3, producing the protein MKRQNARTLALIVSILTYLVVGAAVFQTLESKEERSHKRRLEGRRHELMRKYNLSRVHFEELEHVVLHLKAHKAGVQWRFAGSFYFAITVITTIGYGHAAPSTDSGKVFCMFYALLGIPLTLVMFQSLGERINTLVRYLLHQAKKCLAMRHTEVSMANMVTVGFFSCLSTLCVGALAFSHSEGWSFLHAFYYCFITLTTIGFGDYVALQRDNALQNDPRYVAFCFIYILTGLTVIGAFLNLVVLRFLTMNAEDERRDARHRALQSRAAKPRGEVACLVPISSTPSTPGTNAAPKTKDGVYTEVLHFQTFCSCLWYRSKDKLQGSASIPQELAFSDVYLPQDGPRNTETTSTGCVCTPRRRSGKRSIGRGLNILAPLRMFMRRSSV